One Nitrospinota bacterium DNA window includes the following coding sequences:
- a CDS encoding sigma-54-dependent Fis family transcriptional regulator translates to MGDHPLLPVVLVDDEPHMLESCSASLRMAGINNIIKISNSREVLPLLESRDVEVVVLDLSMPSLSGSELTQAITETWPDIPVIVLTANSDLNIAVDLMKLGAFDYIVKPAENSRFTSAVARAVELCELRRQNSSLKQYLVNDELKDPSAFSGIVTTSKSMRAIFQYVESIAPTNRPVLISGETGVGKELVARVIHKISGRKGKFVAVNAAGLDDTLFSDALFGHRRGAFTGADQERKGLVETASGGTLFLDEIGDLEQASQIKLLRLIQQGEYYPLGSDLPKAANARLVMATNHDMLSLQRSGKFRKDLYYRISPHQINIPPLRGRREDLPALIDHCLGEAAQALEKKRPRPPAELATLLSVYHFPGNIRELQGMIYDAVSRHAGGTLSLSSFRLAIGAAESTGEYPKGLSPSEDTPQAAIQIDDNSGRFPTLKETERFVINEAMRRCKGNQTIAAKLLGMTRSALNKRLSREAD, encoded by the coding sequence ATGGGTGACCATCCGCTCCTGCCTGTGGTCCTCGTTGACGACGAGCCCCACATGCTTGAAAGCTGTTCGGCGTCACTGCGGATGGCGGGGATAAATAACATCATCAAAATCTCGAACAGCAGAGAGGTCCTGCCGCTTTTGGAGTCCAGGGATGTCGAAGTGGTGGTGCTCGACCTTTCCATGCCGTCCCTCTCCGGCTCCGAGCTTACGCAGGCGATCACGGAGACATGGCCGGACATCCCGGTGATAGTGCTGACGGCAAATTCAGACCTCAACATCGCCGTGGACCTGATGAAACTGGGGGCGTTTGATTACATAGTAAAACCGGCCGAAAATTCCAGGTTCACAAGCGCCGTGGCCCGGGCCGTGGAATTGTGCGAGCTTAGGAGGCAGAACTCATCCCTGAAGCAATATCTGGTCAACGACGAACTTAAAGATCCATCGGCCTTTTCCGGGATAGTCACCACAAGCAAGTCCATGAGGGCGATATTCCAGTATGTGGAGTCGATAGCCCCCACGAACCGGCCGGTGCTGATAAGCGGAGAGACAGGGGTGGGCAAGGAGCTTGTGGCCAGGGTGATCCATAAAATAAGCGGACGCAAGGGAAAGTTCGTCGCGGTGAACGCGGCGGGGCTTGACGACACACTGTTTAGCGACGCCCTTTTCGGCCACAGAAGAGGGGCGTTCACCGGGGCGGATCAGGAGCGCAAGGGGCTTGTGGAGACCGCCTCCGGCGGGACCCTTTTTCTCGACGAGATAGGGGATTTAGAGCAGGCGTCACAGATAAAGCTCCTGCGCCTGATCCAGCAGGGAGAATATTATCCATTAGGCTCCGATCTGCCAAAGGCGGCCAACGCCAGGCTGGTGATGGCCACAAACCACGACATGCTCTCGCTCCAGCGTTCGGGCAAGTTCCGCAAAGACCTTTATTACAGGATCAGCCCGCACCAGATAAATATCCCCCCGTTGCGCGGCAGGAGGGAAGATCTTCCGGCGCTGATAGATCATTGCCTTGGCGAGGCGGCGCAGGCCCTCGAGAAAAAGAGACCGCGCCCGCCGGCGGAATTGGCGACGCTTCTTTCCGTATATCATTTTCCAGGTAACATACGCGAATTGCAGGGGATGATTTACGACGCTGTGAGCAGGCACGCGGGAGGCACGCTTTCGCTTTCAAGCTTCCGGCTTGCAATAGGCGCGGCCGAATCCACGGGGGAATATCCAAAAGGCCTGTCACCTTCAGAAGATACGCCACAGGCGGCGATCCAGATAGATGATAATTCCGGAAGATTTCCAACTTTGAAAGAAACCGAGCGCTTTGTCATTAACGAGGCAATGAGACGCTGCAAAGGCAACCAGACCATCGCCGCCAAATTGCTTGGCATGACCCGTTCGGCGTTAAACAAGCGGCTCTCGCGTGAGGCTGACTGA
- a CDS encoding PAS domain S-box protein, which translates to MNKAPCVDILMIDDSEDDFVLIRDMLAESGARDYSVSWAPNFEEGLALLISTRRDTALLDYRLGSEDGLHLMAKARKAGSKTPIIFLTGMGNDYVDIEAIKCGAADYLVKEELTPALLDRTIRHAMERHRMMEAVAVSEEKFRAIFEDSAIGIAVTDMEGTIHQANTCFQEIFQMEAESLMGRTLSSLAHPEDKEKTGELYSEFRLGGHGCGHVEIRYISGTGSVIWGRLLLSAIREPGGGKAKMAVAMLQDITERKNAEEEIRRLALFPSENPNPLVRFTSSGRVDYINAAAALLKAYEDAELMISSISSILVRVDHEDVVRRWNVVAEKMFGVTAAEAVGRPVLDLRIKWDWEGFLQIVAKCRDSRDAIRHEELQYIRPDGGQGCLGISVSPLLGDSSEWTGYVALGRDITREKEVEEKVKIHQQQLIVADKMASLGIMAAGVAHEISNPNNFIMFNAPLLSSAWKGVSPVLEDYYRENGDFVIHGVNYTEIRDTIPRLLEGVIEGSRRIQAITAKIRDFSQYDENAPWRPVDVNDIARKAVDLTSHFIKGATSNFDMKLGGGLPLVNGNFQELEQVMINLITNACQALPCKERGVSIQTGRDDTEGMVTIKIADEGVGIPPENLKRITDPFFTTKRELGGTGLGLSISFNIISSHAGFMRFDSMPGSGTVVTITLPASNGGSDANG; encoded by the coding sequence ATGAATAAAGCTCCTTGTGTGGACATCCTGATGATTGACGACAGCGAGGACGACTTTGTCCTCATCCGCGACATGCTCGCCGAATCCGGAGCCAGGGATTATTCCGTGAGCTGGGCGCCTAATTTCGAAGAGGGGCTGGCCCTTCTCATCTCCACCCGCCGCGACACGGCCCTTCTGGACTACAGGCTGGGTTCGGAGGACGGACTTCACCTTATGGCAAAGGCGCGCAAGGCCGGCTCCAAGACTCCGATAATATTCCTCACCGGCATGGGGAACGATTATGTGGACATCGAAGCGATCAAGTGCGGCGCCGCCGATTACCTTGTGAAGGAGGAGCTGACCCCGGCGCTTTTGGACAGGACGATACGCCACGCCATGGAGCGCCACAGGATGATGGAGGCCGTGGCGGTGAGCGAGGAGAAGTTCCGCGCCATATTCGAGGACTCGGCCATCGGCATCGCCGTGACGGACATGGAGGGGACGATACACCAGGCCAACACATGTTTCCAGGAGATATTCCAGATGGAAGCGGAAAGCCTCATGGGGCGCACTCTTTCCAGCCTTGCCCATCCGGAGGACAAAGAAAAGACCGGGGAGCTGTATTCCGAATTCAGGCTTGGCGGGCACGGTTGCGGCCATGTTGAGATCAGGTACATTTCAGGGACGGGAAGCGTCATATGGGGCCGCCTGCTGCTTTCCGCCATCAGGGAGCCGGGGGGTGGCAAGGCAAAAATGGCCGTGGCGATGCTGCAGGACATCACGGAGCGGAAAAACGCCGAGGAGGAGATCAGGCGGCTTGCCCTGTTCCCCTCGGAAAATCCCAATCCACTCGTCAGGTTCACCTCCAGCGGCCGGGTGGACTACATCAACGCCGCCGCCGCCCTGTTGAAGGCGTACGAGGACGCGGAGCTGATGATCTCGTCCATATCTTCCATCCTTGTGCGCGTTGACCATGAGGACGTGGTCCGAAGATGGAACGTGGTGGCCGAAAAGATGTTCGGCGTGACCGCGGCGGAGGCGGTCGGCAGGCCTGTGCTGGACCTTCGCATTAAGTGGGATTGGGAAGGTTTTCTGCAAATTGTCGCCAAATGCCGCGACTCCCGCGATGCGATACGGCACGAGGAACTCCAATATATACGTCCGGACGGCGGGCAGGGCTGCCTCGGAATTTCCGTCAGCCCCCTTCTGGGCGACTCGTCTGAATGGACCGGTTATGTGGCCCTGGGGCGCGACATCACCCGCGAAAAGGAAGTGGAAGAGAAGGTGAAGATCCACCAGCAGCAGTTGATCGTGGCGGACAAAATGGCGTCGCTGGGAATAATGGCGGCCGGTGTGGCGCATGAAATAAGCAATCCGAACAATTTCATCATGTTCAACGCGCCGTTGCTCTCCAGCGCCTGGAAAGGGGTGTCGCCGGTACTTGAGGACTATTACAGGGAAAACGGCGACTTTGTCATACACGGCGTCAATTACACCGAGATCCGCGACACGATTCCAAGGCTTCTCGAAGGGGTCATCGAGGGCTCCAGGCGCATACAGGCCATCACCGCGAAGATACGTGATTTCTCGCAATACGACGAGAACGCCCCGTGGCGCCCTGTGGATGTGAACGATATCGCAAGGAAGGCCGTGGACCTCACATCGCATTTCATAAAGGGGGCCACCAGCAATTTCGACATGAAGCTGGGCGGCGGCCTTCCGCTCGTGAACGGCAATTTCCAGGAGCTGGAACAGGTGATGATAAACCTGATCACCAACGCCTGCCAGGCTCTCCCGTGCAAAGAACGGGGCGTGTCCATCCAGACCGGACGAGATGATACCGAAGGGATGGTGACAATAAAAATAGCCGATGAAGGGGTCGGGATACCTCCGGAAAACCTGAAGAGGATAACAGATCCTTTCTTCACCACCAAACGCGAGCTGGGGGGGACGGGACTGGGATTGTCCATCTCATTCAACATAATCAGCAGCCACGCCGGATTCATGCGGTTTGACTCCATGCCGGGTTCGGGGACCGTGGTGACAATCACGCTGCCGGCCTCAAACGGCGGGAGTGACGCAAATGGGTGA